The Arachis ipaensis cultivar K30076 chromosome B05, Araip1.1, whole genome shotgun sequence nucleotide sequence ATGAGGTTTTATTTAACTTGTGTTTTAAGAAcacatttttaaaatataataataaatattttaaattttttaatctaTATATTTAATGTaccgaataataataataataatttttcctATAAAAGATAGAGAAAGATTACAATGAATTTCGCTTGGCCTGGGAAATTTGCCAACTTTCTAAACATGTTTAGTTTTGGAAGGAATCTATGAACACAGCATATAGACTGAGATGATGAGTTTCAAGAAAATTCCGCGTGAAAATCCCAGATGAAGTGTCAATTAGGCTAAGAAGCACATGGCCCTACCTACTTTGACATTTTCGTTGTTCCACTTAATAAACACCCACTCCTAATTCATTCCTACATATCCATATGCAACCATATTCATCATCGCTTCATCATTTTCCAAATCCTCACTAGTCTCTACCTTTATCTTCTCATAATAACAATTTTCCTAAGAACCTTGCTAATTGAAACATACACCTATATCAATTCTCGTTTTCCCTCAAactattttgtttcttttaattctactatatatatatatataagccaaTTAAGCCATTTCCATAAACATGGTAATCATAGCATCCACTACTGCGAACAGCAACATGCATAACTTGCAAAATTTCGACTCTAATCAGAATAACAACCACCACCTCCGAAATGCTTCGATCTCTTCCTACTTGAACACCAATGAACAACAACAACCGACTTTTGTTGACTCGTCAAGCCAAAACTTCAACAGCAGAAAGGAGGGAGaacctcttccttttcttcaacatgGAATAATGAAGGAAGAAGACTGCGAAATCGGCGTCTTTGAGGCCGAAAAGTACTTTAACGGAGCAGAAGGAGGAGAGGTTCTGATGAGTCAAAGAAGAAAGAACCAATATCATCACCATTATTACGACCAGAAAAAAGATGAACAAAAATCTACGGAGACTGGAAAGTTCAACAACAGAAGCAGCAACAAGTTTGGAACACCGAGCAGCGTTCCTTCTGAATCAAGTTGGAACAGCCAAAGTGCACTGTTACAGAGTTCCTTGAAAGAATCTTCAAGACTCAAAAACAACAAGGTACAAAGAAATAAGGCTAGTTTTCTTGCAAACCTTGGATGCAAATGCTATTGTTCTGATAAAGATTCTGTTGCTATTAGCAACAACACTAGTAGCGCAAAAAAGAACTTGAATCCGGTTCTGGATactaataatcatcatcatcgtgATTCGGTTAAAGAAACTAATCCTCATGCAGAAGCAGAAATCTCGCTGGACAACAACAAAGAGAAGTTGTTGAACAGAGAAAACGCTTTATTAGCACTGAAGAAAATTCAACTTCAGGAAAAAGCAGAGAAATCAAGAAAATCATTGGAAGTGTTTGGTTCTCCAATCTTGAATCATTGCACGAGCAAGTCATTGAGCTTTGATAAAAGATTGGTAATGCATTCTTCTTgggatgatgatgatgctgatgcTGTTGTTCTTCCAAAAATAGAGGAAACTGATTTAGCAAAAAGAGAAAATGGAAACTACAACGATGATGATTGTGAGAGTGATGCAAGTTCAGATTTATTTGAAATTGATAGTCTCACAGGGAAGGCAAATAATCCCTTCCTTGTTAGACCAATTAGAACTTCTTGCGAAGTTATTTCCTTCTGTGCTAGCCCTGTCACAACGTGTTATGCGCCGAGTGAGGCTAGCATAGAATGGAGCGTGGTAACTGCGAGCGCATTTGAGTACTCGGCCATGTCTGATTGCGAAGATCAAAGGTCTGTTGCAACCCTTAGGAGTCCAGCTAGACCACAGCCGAAAGCTGGAAAAGAGGTGTATAAGCGGCGTCCGGGCATGCTGTTGGGCTGCAAGAGCCAAAAAGCAGTTGGAGTGGCCTCCGAAACCGTCAAGGCATCTGAGAAGCTGAGCCCCAACTCCCAATTTAGTCGCAAATTCGATAACATTAATCAAGTGGCAAGGTTTCAAGCAGAGACAAAGCAGGGAAAACCACCAATGCAACAACGTTCACACCCACCACATGCTTCCCAACTCTTGTGCATTTAGCTGAATATTAATTATTGTGTCTTATCTTTTGTTcgatttggaaaaaaaaaattgtttcaaTTATAATGTATCTTGGCTTAGTATTAAAAAATTCTTGTTTATAATGCATctgagtttttatttttttttttcagaataaTGGTAGCATAATCAGAACTTATTGAAAATGaatgattttattattatatgcatGCATTGGTTTCATATGAAGAAAGATAGAAATGTGATATATCCTATTAGGAAGTGCCTCTTTCCAATGTCATGTGTGCTCATCAAGATCATGCTTATTGTTGTATAGCTTTTTGTTTTATTGTATGTGTCATTGGATCGGATCGTAGCCATTTAGACAAGGAAAATGCATTTATCATGGACTTTTCAACTGCTTTTCCTTTTCACTTTCCATCATCCCCTCCCCTGCCTCTCTCTTTTTGAGGACCACAagcaaaagggaaaaagaaaatttaTGGATGTGTAGTTTCATGTATTGTTGGCTATTATTGCATTCAACCAACAAATAGAAAGAAATGGTTCATTTGAGTAAATATTAAGAAAGTAAaaggtttaaaattttttatattaaaaatgttaggagaataattaagaaaataagtTAAGTCTTTTAATAATTTTTCATTATGAGTACGAAAATCTTAATCatctttcaaattaaaaaaacatGGACCATCATGAAGGGCGTTTTGCAATTGCATTGTCCACTACTATTGGTAAGTGTACGTCTTTGAATTTACATATCTTAATACATTTATTTAGATATATTAATTCaatgatgtaaaaaaaataataatgacaaataaaactaaatataaGGCACAGTAACTTCCACTTTTTATTATGCATTTAGATGCAAAGTCTGTGAAACAGGCTCATGTTGATCATGTGATGATTGGAGCTTATTTATATCCATACGAGACAGACAAAAGTTGACACTACTGATATATATAACATTTAAAACCTCAAGGATATATGGAATATCCTAAAAGCAACATTCAACTAGAAAAATCAACACCGAAATATGTTCACCAAGGAATGAAGGCAATGTTGTATTCAATTCTAGAACTACCTCATAAATAAGGCGGTCCATGAAGATAATTAATCATTTTATGCAATTTTATATGTTCTTATGAGCTCAAAATGTCTTGAATTAATGTTTAATTAAAGTATAAATATAATTCATGACTGAGTTGAGCATATCACATTTAATTTAGGTAATATTacaatttatttgttatttttttacaaaatattgttttagaaaatagattatTGATTGttatatgttatttattttataaaatgtttttgtAGAATATAATTATTGGAACACAGCGCTATtatttaaatggtggtggcgATTTTCTAAAGAGGAGTGCCCCTTATGGAAGATGATTGTATGCTCGTGCAACAACCTAAAGATTGATGTCATGCTAGTAAATCAGCAACTACCGGTGAAAGGAGGACCTTGGAATGACATATGTCAGTTGAATATAACAGAGCCAAGGATAAGAGACAAAATTCTTACGGGCCTGGCAATGGAGGTAGGCAATGGGAGAAGCACCCGGTTCTGGGAAGATAACTGGCTGCAAGGTGGCCCCTTGAAGGTGCTATTTCCAAGACTATTCTCTATTTCGGATCAGCAAGGATCCATGATTGGGGACTGTGGATTTTGGGATGGACTTGAGTGGATATGGAACTTCCAGTGGCGAAGAGAgctgttccaatgggagttggaactgGTCAACCAATTTCATGAGCATTTAAGGCCTGTGAAGCTGTCAGCTGGTAAAGATGATAATTTGGTTTGGAAGTTAGATAGTAAAGGGGTGTTTTCGACCAAGTCTGTTGTGCACGTTCTACAATTGGAGTCTCTGTCAGATGAGATTACGAGTTACAGCTTCACAAGTGCAGTTTGGAAAGGAGTGGTTCCGCTGAGAATTGAGCTTTTTGGGTGGTTTGTGCTTATTGGCAGAGTGAATACTAAGGAGAGGTTGAGTAGACTAGGAGTCATTAGGCCCAGTGATAATATCTGTGCTCTTTGTAAGAAGGAGATAGAGACAGTGGAGCATCTATTTCTCCTCTGTGAGCTAacgtggcaggtgtggtgcagTTGGTTGAGGTCGTTTGGGGAGGTGTGGACTATTCCTGGTACAATAAGGGAGTTATTTGAGCGGTGGACCAGTAGGTATAAGCGGAAACAAGATCAGAAGAGATGGCTACCGGGgttctttgcagtgatttggaaCATTTGGGTGGAACGCAATGCTAGAATCTTTAATAATCAGGAAACAAGTGTGGAGTTTGTCATCAAGAAGACGGTTCTGAGCTACGATGAATGGACCAAGAGTGATTCATTTGGGGGTTGAGGGCGTTGCCGGAAGTAACAGGGATTTTATGGCTTTATGAATTGTTTATGTATTTCTTTTGTTGCTCCACGTTAGTGTGTTGAGCTTAAGTtcattcaaaaaaataataattattgatTGTCATAGAAAAAAATCTACGGTACCACCAttaatttaactaattaatttgaaaattagtcaataatttagaatttaaaatttaagttttggAATTCAGGATTtaagatataaaattttaaatttaggatttagaataGACGAATACGACAATGAAGAGTCGACACTAATAGTAAATATTaatgataataaataaaattgaaatattgAGAGTTAgaggaaaaaatgaaaaaataaaaataaaaaaattctctgaaaaaaaaaataatgagtaAATAAATTTGTTTATCTTTAATAATTGATTATTAACTAAAAatgattgatttttttattgagtATAAAGCCAAATTGTTCCCACTTAAGGCCACATTTGAGGGATAGCCATATTGAATCACTCCTTTTCAAGGATTTTAATTTATATCTAGCTAGAACATTTTCTCATAAatccttatcttattttattttagtcttgATATTGAAATGAGGTGGACCCTGTTTTATAAAATATTGACATAGCCTGCAAATAACTTAATATATATCggtagaaatgaaaaaaaaatatgccatattttttataaataaaggcATATAATGTGGAACTTTCTAAAAGAGTAAGGGTTCATTTCCTCTCAAGTGAAACATTTTTGAACCTAAGCTTTCCCACTTTCCAAGTGAATGATATCATTCTAGGTACAATTAATAGGATGAATCAGCACATAACGAAGCAATAGAGACCTCCATAGATAATGATTGCTTAGCATGCAGGCATGAGTTGCTGTAATCAAGaatctattcttttttttttttgggtaatttAGTCAAGAATCTATTTATTATTGATTTATTAGAAAGAAAAAACAGATAAGATGTTAATGATGCATGAAAAAACACAAATAATACAATGTCATCCTTCTAACTTTATTGCTTGAAAAACCTTTTTATGTGGTGCAAAAAAGATTAGCATATTAATGGTCCAAACTTCTTcgtgtgtgtttggattaaagTTTGTAAATggaaatttgcataaaattaatttttgcaaatttgattttgattaaaaataagtttgtgttaaaatgatttatgtttgataatttttgtatcaaaatggattatagtaaaataaatgttgtttagcttataccattcaaaatcatttttagataaaaaattactaaaatggaCATTAACTTGTCAAACAAAcagttgaaaaaaaatattaaataataaaaaaatagagctcatataaatagaaataacaagaattttataaataatacaataacatatataaaggataaagttggtaaGAGATAAATAAATAGTTAGTATCTATGACTAAAAGCCCGTTAAGAAAAAGCAGAAAGTAAAAATAGTTGCTTCTTGTAAACGTGGTTTTGGCAGTAAAATTTTTTCCTAACCGTTTATAAGGAAATAAAATTTGCCAAACTAAAAGTTGAagctttcaaaaaatttaaacgtGCTTCTTCCTTTCAAACGGGTTTCAAACACACCATTCATCTATTAAGTAGATGTCAATTGTTTTTGAAAGTAATAatgttagaaaaataaaaaaaattagtctaaattttatttattaaatatttatttatNNNNNNNNNNNNNNNNNNNNNaaaaaattttttttttttacttttatttgaaaattagttagtgaGTGTCTAAACTTATAAAAGACTATTGATTAAAACTATAAAATTTGATTCTTTCACCAACGTATTATAGGAATCCCTCaaaaattatatatttctaaTTAAATACACGTGTGTTAGTAAAACAAGTATTTTTTTAATACACTTATGTTAGTAAAACAATTTggtatgaaaaagtataggtaaataatgaaaatactaaataatgtaaataatagactattggatgtttatttttctaGGTGTGCGgatgattattctaatattaagatttagttGGGTAATTTAAAagtgtagtatatttttatttgattagtgATTGTTGATAGCATAACCCattctatatatatatgcatTAATTTTTTAACTTGGACTAAAGATCAGATGACCTTTCTGTACATGTTATGGACCACTAAACGAAATGATGGCAATTAAGCTCTTCGATTTGGCACCAGTGGCCTTTACGTGGAGACGAAAAGAGCCTCTGAACATTTAAATTTGAACATTAGACTTTGATAGAATTGTGTCTAAGCTAAGAGATTCTAGTGTCTGATATCTTCTTCACGAGCCAAGGAAAGTAAATATGGTATATTTATGTTCCTGGTTAGAAGTTGAATACGACTTAANNNNNNNtgaataattaaattttgaaaagataaatataGGTGTTTATATCATAGTCCACAAAATTAAAACCATGGTTTAGGTGAAACTGATCTTTTATCTATAAACCTGTTCAGACTAAGATGAATAGTTGACCAAAAAATCACCAAGAAACACTTGAGGAGACACCACTTACTCGACTTGATCGAGACACGGGGTAACACAATCTGTGCCTGACCTGACTTAGAAGGCATGTCACTATTCCTCACCACTAGCTACTCGAGATATTAGTTGCTACCCCATCATGGAGTAACTCCTAGGCAATAATGGAAAAAAATCACTTACTAATCCTACATAAAAGATTTAGGAGTCATGACAAGCGAAAACTGAAGCTCACGGTGACTGGATATTATTTTTATGAGGATTAAAAGATTGAGGAAGTAAAGATTAGATTAAATATCTAATTAGATTAATAAAACTTGATTTTGAAGGAGGTAAGATTGTGTCTCGCAGAGAACTTGAGAACTTTGAATGCTTGAATGCTTACGAACAGGGAGCTTTAATGTTGATATGAGAGAAGATAATGATGGTGAAATCAAGAGTTTCGAAGATGTTTATACTTTTAGAGAAATTAAACCTTGTTTAATTATCTTGAAGTTGCAAAGATCTTTTACGACAAATCTTTagtaattgatttttaatttctTGGCTCCTCAGTTTCTCAAGCATTAATTAATTAGtcgtcaattaattaattaagagatTAAGCACAAAAACTTATTTTAGATTCAAATAAGATTTAAAAGTAGTCCTTAGGTCAAATTATATATGTCACATATTCAAGCTAGTCATGTCCAGTTAAATCTTAGAAGAAAACACAATTTTTAAAAGTTGTTCTAATCCAAATATATGCCACTTATTTAAAattagagtgattgaaaatcatGTGTGTCACACACTAATTGAACTATTATtcctagccgaattcaaagagtcATGTGAAAGAATTTTCAAGctttaattcaaatatcaatttttttcaattataataaaagaatttAAAAGAGATTAGCATATCTTTCGATACTACTAATTTGAATGCAGAATAAATAACTCAATCATGAGATAGATAAATGcaaaactttaaaataagtaGATTAATAACCAATAAAAAACATAAACAGAGTTCCTAATACTTTGGCAAAGGTTTGGGAATCTttcttctctccacttgtatgcttcaaAGTGGAACAGCATGGAATGAGGAAGAATGAGCTGAGCTCATTTGATTAAGTAAAGTtgggttgggcttgggcccaatacGGGTCTAGTTTGCCCGATTCGGCCTGTTTAGTCCAAttttggccaaattctttaaaatttctgtcaaaatttttattttaattagttttatctcctaaaactataaaaattatatttctaatttcttggattaataattaatttattagctaattattcactaattttaCGGGATTTACATTAATTCCACTTAATTATCCTCTAACATCGGAGGGTGAAGTCAAGTGGACATAATTAATTCTAAaaccaactaacaaccctaaattatCAATTATACTAGACATCAATGACATCAAggcacctaagtcctcaatctcAAGTCTaagagtgctaaaatctactctaaaacccaaccaagtattttatcaaatacttggaaggcataaaagaaaagcatagtaaaattgcaatgataataaaatctaaaactaacaAATGCAAGAAcgtaacaataacaactcaattaaacaataagaacataaaaagacatcaattgcattaaacgacatgaaaatcaacaagagttcaataacataaaagtaaccaaatacaagaaataacaagtaaaactaagagaGTAAAGGTAtagcaacaagaaattgtaagaaaaactaaatcaaaacaagaattaaaacctaaatctaagaggaaTTTAGTCTCATGTACCCTAATTCTCTAGAAAATGACCTAAAACATGTTTCTAAACTGAACCTAATTGATTTCTCCTTGATCCTTCTTGAATtaggcttgaaatagcttcagaaatgagttggattgagcTTTGGAAGGCCATAATATGCTGCCCACATTTTGCATTTAATGAAGTCACATGTCaggacttgtgcatacgcacaggtgtgtgcataTGTAGTGCGCACGAATCCCTACACTTCGtacactgaaccagcaagtgcactgggttgtccaagtaatacctgagcgagtcagggttgatcccacgaggattgtgatttgaagcaagctatggttttcttgcaaatcttagtcaagcggatagaagagttgttggatttggttaaaagcataaaaggaataaaGATGGAATTACCAGGTTTGATTATAAtcagtgataagaagatggttaaggcttggagatgctttgttcttctggattaattctggtcttactgtcttcttcaactgtgaatgatttcttctatggtaggctgtatgtgatcaatgccggttgagaggtcgccaatgctcctccagatctgaaccccagggttagt carries:
- the LOC107641870 gene encoding protein PHYTOCHROME KINASE SUBSTRATE 1-like, which translates into the protein MVIIASTTANSNMHNLQNFDSNQNNNHHLRNASISSYLNTNEQQQPTFVDSSSQNFNSRKEGEPLPFLQHGIMKEEDCEIGVFEAEKYFNGAEGGEVLMSQRRKNQYHHHYYDQKKDEQKSTETGKFNNRSSNKFGTPSSVPSESSWNSQSALLQSSLKESSRLKNNKVQRNKASFLANLGCKCYCSDKDSVAISNNTSSAKKNLNPVLDTNNHHHRDSVKETNPHAEAEISLDNNKEKLLNRENALLALKKIQLQEKAEKSRKSLEVFGSPILNHCTSKSLSFDKRLVMHSSWDDDDADAVVLPKIEETDLAKRENGNYNDDDCESDASSDLFEIDSLTGKANNPFLVRPIRTSCEVISFCASPVTTCYAPSEASIEWSVVTASAFEYSAMSDCEDQRSVATLRSPARPQPKAGKEVYKRRPGMLLGCKSQKAVGVASETVKASEKLSPNSQFSRKFDNINQVARFQAETKQGKPPMQQRSHPPHASQLLCI